The Panacibacter microcysteis DNA window AGTTGCCTGCAATAATATCTTCATTCACTTCAACTGACCCGGCCAGTACACTCTTTGAAACCAGCAGTGAAAACAGTTCTCCTGTCATATAGGTTGCTATGTCAACAATGCTTGCGCCCTTTACAGTTACATGTTTGGAATGAGTACCAGGTAAAATAAAAAGCCGATCAATACAAGCATCTTCCATACATCCGGCTACGATTGTTTCTTCTCCCCGCATTACATCATCTGCTGAACAGATACCGGAAATGATCATTAGCCTGTGCGGCATTTTCTCCGTTGCTTCTACTGAATGAACGGGCAGTTCTGCCGCAGTAATGAGGAATGGTATTCGTTTGTAAGGAAGTTCCATCATACCCAATGCCGAAGATATCATTCCTGAAATTACAATGGTGAGATTTTGCAATAAGACAGTGCTTTGCTCCTGCAAAAGCTGCAACTGAAAAAGGATGTAATTATTGAAGTAATCAATGCGCGATATATCTTGTTGCAATTGCCAGTTACCATGGGTTATGGCAATACCCTGAGAAGAGGTAATGCTGGCAATGACGGAAAGCGAGGTTGTTTCCACCAATCTCAATCTAAAGGAACTTGTTCCCCAATCGCAGCTTATAAAATGGGTCATATGTTCAATAGCGGTAAAAGCGTACAAGTGAGTGACACAACAAAAGCTGAATCATATTCTGTAGCCTGTTACAAAAAATTATTCATGCGCTGCGTTGTGCAGCGCCATTGTTAACTGTTGTGCTTTTATAGTAAGCTGATGCAGGTAATGCTGCGTAACTTTTGCACTATTATCTACAAGGGCACTGCCAATACCAAAAGCAACGGCGCCTGTTGCGGCGAATGTGTGAATATTGCTGGCGTCTATACCACCGGTAGGCATAACCCTTACATGATTTAATGGTGCCAGAATATTTTTTACATAAGATGCATTCAGGCATGGAAATATCTTAACGATGTCTGCACCACTGTTATGCGCTGAAAGAATTTCTGTAGGTGTGAATGCGCCGGGGATACTCACAATGTTAACTCTTTTGGCTGCAGCTATAACATTAACATCCAGATTTGGTGATATGAGAAATTCAGCACCCGCATCAATTGCATTATTGGCATCAGCAGCATTCAATACGGTGCCTGCCCCTATGAGCAATTTGCCTTTAAACAAATGAGCAAGCTTTTCAATAACGGCAAGCGCATTCTCAGAATTTAAAGTTACCTCCAGCAATCTTATTCCTCCATTGTGCAATGCATTTGCGATATGTATTATTTCGGCGGGTGGCATACCGCGCAGGATGGCTACGACTTTGTACTGTAGGATTTGTTGTAGTGGTGACACGTTGAACGTATTTTGGTAAGCAAACCGGTTTAAACAAGTATCCTTCCAAATATAAGCCCGGTATGCCATAAAAAGAAGTATTCACTATTCAACGTCATTTGGCTGCAATGATTTGTTTGTATATTTTCACTACTAACTATTTTTTATGAGAAAAATTTTGCTGGCGTTTGTGTTCTTGGGAGCATTACATGTACAGGCACAAACAGTACAATCTCCTGATGATTTTCTTGGTTATAAAGTTGGAACAAAATTTACCCGGCATTTTAAAATTGTGGATTATTTTAAATCTGTTGCGCAAGCCAGGCCTGATATGGTAAAGCTTGAAAAATATGGCGAAACATATGAGGGGCGGGATCTTATGCTTGCTTTCATTGCTTTACCCGAAAACCTGCAAAGACTCGACGCGATTCGTGCCAATAACCTGCGTCTTGCAGGAATTGCTAAAGATAAAATGGCGCCACAAACAGAAGGCATGCCTGCAATCGTTTGGCTGAGCTATAACGTGCACGGCAATGAACCGTCTTCTTCTGAGGCTGCAATGAGGGTATTGTATGCATTGGCAGACCCGGCCAACAAGGAAACAAAAGAGTGGCTAAAAAATCTTGTTATTATAATTGACCCGTGTATTAATCCTGATGGGCGAGACCGGTACGTAAACTGGTACAACAATGCGGCAGGTAAAAATTTTAACGCATATCCCTTTGCAAGGGAGCACCAGGAGCCATGGCCCCAGGGCAGAACCAACCACTACAATTTTGACCTTAACCGTGATTGGGCGTGGCAAACGCAAATAGAAAGTCAGCAACGTATAAAAGTTTATAATCAATGG harbors:
- a CDS encoding 2-dehydro-3-deoxygalactonokinase, encoding MTHFISCDWGTSSFRLRLVETTSLSVIASITSSQGIAITHGNWQLQQDISRIDYFNNYILFQLQLLQEQSTVLLQNLTIVISGMISSALGMMELPYKRIPFLITAAELPVHSVEATEKMPHRLMIISGICSADDVMRGEETIVAGCMEDACIDRLFILPGTHSKHVTVKGASIVDIATYMTGELFSLLVSKSVLAGSVEVNEDIIAGNFFHMGLHNAGNTSLLHTIFQVRTNTLLKGISKQDNYAFLSGLLIGEELVQLAGETRQIALVSSGRLMELYKKALSVLLPGRAVHDIDASNALVKAHAAIFLHYQ
- a CDS encoding bifunctional 4-hydroxy-2-oxoglutarate aldolase/2-dehydro-3-deoxy-phosphogluconate aldolase, with translation MSPLQQILQYKVVAILRGMPPAEIIHIANALHNGGIRLLEVTLNSENALAVIEKLAHLFKGKLLIGAGTVLNAADANNAIDAGAEFLISPNLDVNVIAAAKRVNIVSIPGAFTPTEILSAHNSGADIVKIFPCLNASYVKNILAPLNHVRVMPTGGIDASNIHTFAATGAVAFGIGSALVDNSAKVTQHYLHQLTIKAQQLTMALHNAAHE